One Fibrobacter sp. UWB13 DNA window includes the following coding sequences:
- a CDS encoding response regulator, with translation MADEHSIPLTTNILDGVGIGLWAVEIDDGCAPRMTANPTMLKLLGLEEGVSAEDIFHAWFDNIDPEHFAEVKAYVDKMSAGEAPEIQYPWHAPDGRVRFVRCGGTRNFDYKKGVRLEGWHKDITELALIQKTTEEELRNEIKTMDLDTKRERLQSALNEKLYGKAILDKAYSYFKVNLSEGKVSRPFIQIIEGKSVDVSESFGEDFPHYDAIVEKIADQLVDKEYRKAFVQHLSAKSLIDQVKKGDSIPEYTCRFYSPHIGWHYSRFVCYVSKNEILNEYQAMMVAYNVSEQQKQDAAIRDCIDVLYKENRSKDAIEELLATLASYYDADRAYILECDKEREYLSSTYEWCRKGVRPNKAGLQRIPLEMINPWIESVGDMDAVYLESQDDEYGVWERLYSSLPVLDIKSISVSTIASNEQRYSFLVLDNPKESQKNFAVLKLVASFAKNEINRRKRMDEDAAVTSLLASDYSCIFYCDLEYDLVTAHKLNPGIQKMLGDSLGEFTYSGAIDYIVSKVVASEYQDAVLKKLSVKNLKSLLQKKGVTSFEFVSYSDKFCECKVVAVNRGQKAFVIGFADKDEQIRTARMHQKKIEQDLEIIDILASEYSAVYYIDLEKDTITPYSMNKESESLFGSRFRSGIPYSKAFDEYVEGVVWERDREKMHKAGALANIKKELTLQKTFITTYRGDVEGRPHYCEMKFVKVGDEFDRPVAVALGFAEKDDLILKDFVNDILYDDYVSIYFVNVEDNSFRTIKSSNVPWVEKRPLYSTYSYEVKNISTLVMEEFRPDWQKLSNLFYVQKFLQNADQREQEFKIESGEWLRAKFTTIERNDQHEVVSFVLSFMLLSDDQVEKLELDAKIAEQNDLLEKQQVMLQKALSMAQSSDRAKTTFLSNMSHDIRTPMNAIVGFTGLAMAHIDEKELVLDYLRKLGQSSNHLLSLINDVLDMSRIESGKMVLSEKDEDLIEIINALKDIVQADIDAKNLTFEVEMNICEAGIVCDKLRLNQVLLNVLSNSIKYTQAGGSIHVQVTEKESMKRDSALYEFRIRDNGMGMSAEFLKTIYEPFTRASTSTVSGIQGTGLGMSITKNIVEIMGGRIEIFSEENAGTEVVLELDFKLHDSARMRAQMSDGNFDFAGKKILLVEDNEMNRQIACDILEDNGFEVFTAENGQEAVKLIELSVPGQYDLVLMDVQMPVMDGYAATRAIRVLPAGYQSRIPIVAMTANAFEEDRKAALDAGMDEHISKPIDVDKMKYILSRFLKK, from the coding sequence ATGGCTGATGAACACTCGATACCGTTGACGACAAATATCTTGGACGGGGTTGGCATAGGGCTTTGGGCTGTCGAAATTGACGACGGCTGTGCTCCGCGTATGACGGCGAATCCGACTATGCTCAAGTTGCTTGGGCTTGAAGAGGGTGTTTCTGCCGAAGATATTTTCCACGCCTGGTTTGATAATATTGACCCGGAACATTTTGCCGAAGTCAAGGCGTATGTCGACAAGATGAGTGCAGGCGAGGCGCCTGAAATTCAATACCCTTGGCATGCCCCCGATGGCCGTGTCCGTTTTGTCCGTTGTGGTGGAACCCGTAATTTTGATTATAAGAAAGGTGTGAGGCTTGAAGGCTGGCACAAGGATATCACAGAGCTTGCGCTCATCCAGAAGACTACTGAAGAGGAGCTCCGCAACGAAATCAAGACGATGGATCTTGATACAAAGCGGGAACGCTTGCAGAGTGCCCTCAACGAAAAGCTTTATGGAAAGGCAATTCTCGACAAGGCGTATAGCTATTTCAAGGTCAACCTTTCTGAAGGCAAAGTTTCTCGTCCCTTTATCCAGATTATCGAAGGCAAGTCTGTCGATGTGAGTGAATCTTTTGGCGAAGATTTCCCTCATTATGATGCGATTGTCGAAAAGATTGCCGACCAGCTCGTGGATAAGGAATACCGTAAGGCTTTTGTGCAGCACCTCTCGGCAAAGTCGCTTATAGACCAGGTCAAAAAAGGCGATTCCATCCCTGAATACACCTGCCGTTTTTATTCGCCGCACATCGGCTGGCATTACAGCCGTTTTGTCTGCTACGTTTCTAAGAACGAAATCCTGAATGAATACCAGGCGATGATGGTCGCTTACAACGTCTCGGAACAGCAGAAACAGGATGCCGCGATTCGCGATTGCATCGATGTTCTCTATAAGGAAAATCGTTCCAAGGACGCTATCGAAGAACTGCTTGCAACGCTTGCTTCGTATTACGATGCCGATAGGGCGTACATCCTGGAATGCGACAAGGAAAGGGAATACCTCAGTAGCACTTATGAATGGTGCCGTAAAGGTGTGAGGCCCAACAAGGCGGGGCTCCAGCGTATTCCATTGGAGATGATCAATCCGTGGATAGAGTCCGTGGGCGACATGGACGCCGTCTATCTCGAATCGCAGGATGATGAATACGGTGTCTGGGAAAGGCTGTACAGCTCGTTGCCGGTTCTAGATATCAAGAGCATAAGCGTTTCGACGATTGCTTCGAATGAACAGCGTTACAGTTTCCTTGTTTTAGACAACCCCAAGGAATCGCAGAAGAATTTTGCTGTACTCAAGCTCGTCGCGAGTTTTGCCAAAAACGAAATCAACCGCAGAAAGCGCATGGACGAAGATGCTGCGGTGACTTCGCTCTTGGCGTCGGACTATTCGTGCATCTTCTATTGTGACCTGGAATACGACTTGGTGACGGCGCATAAGCTGAATCCGGGAATCCAGAAGATGCTTGGTGATTCTCTGGGTGAATTTACCTATAGCGGTGCGATTGATTATATCGTCAGTAAGGTTGTTGCCTCTGAATATCAGGATGCCGTGCTGAAGAAGCTTTCGGTCAAGAATCTCAAGTCGCTATTGCAGAAGAAGGGTGTCACGAGTTTTGAATTCGTGAGCTATTCGGACAAGTTCTGCGAGTGCAAGGTCGTTGCCGTCAACAGGGGGCAGAAAGCTTTCGTAATCGGTTTTGCCGACAAGGATGAGCAGATCCGTACGGCTCGCATGCACCAGAAAAAGATTGAACAGGACTTGGAAATTATCGATATCCTCGCGTCGGAATATTCGGCGGTCTATTATATCGATCTGGAAAAGGATACGATTACTCCGTATTCGATGAACAAGGAATCGGAATCTCTGTTTGGTAGCCGTTTCCGTTCGGGAATCCCGTATTCCAAAGCGTTTGATGAATACGTCGAAGGTGTGGTCTGGGAACGCGACCGTGAAAAGATGCATAAGGCGGGCGCTCTTGCCAATATCAAGAAAGAGCTTACCTTGCAGAAGACTTTCATCACGACGTACCGTGGCGATGTCGAGGGCAGACCGCACTATTGCGAAATGAAGTTTGTGAAAGTGGGCGATGAGTTCGATCGTCCGGTCGCTGTGGCGCTTGGCTTTGCCGAAAAGGATGACTTGATTCTCAAGGATTTTGTGAACGACATCCTGTACGATGACTACGTGTCCATTTACTTTGTGAATGTCGAAGACAATTCCTTCCGTACCATCAAGTCTTCGAATGTTCCGTGGGTGGAAAAGCGTCCTCTGTACAGTACGTATTCCTATGAAGTCAAGAACATCAGCACCCTCGTCATGGAAGAATTTAGGCCGGACTGGCAAAAACTTTCAAACCTGTTCTATGTGCAAAAATTCCTGCAAAATGCGGACCAGCGCGAACAGGAATTCAAGATTGAAAGTGGCGAATGGCTGCGTGCAAAGTTTACGACCATTGAGCGCAATGACCAGCATGAGGTGGTTTCGTTTGTGCTCTCGTTTATGCTATTGAGCGATGACCAGGTTGAAAAGCTGGAACTGGATGCAAAGATTGCCGAGCAGAACGACTTGCTTGAAAAACAGCAGGTGATGCTCCAGAAGGCGCTTTCGATGGCTCAGTCTTCGGACCGCGCAAAGACGACGTTCCTCTCGAACATGAGTCACGATATCCGCACTCCGATGAATGCGATTGTCGGCTTTACAGGGCTTGCGATGGCGCATATCGACGAAAAGGAACTTGTGTTGGATTACTTGCGCAAGCTTGGGCAGAGTTCCAATCATTTGCTTTCGCTCATTAACGATGTGCTGGATATGAGCCGTATCGAATCGGGCAAGATGGTACTCTCCGAAAAAGACGAGGACCTGATAGAAATTATCAATGCGCTCAAGGATATTGTCCAGGCGGATATCGATGCGAAGAATCTCACTTTTGAAGTGGAGATGAATATTTGCGAGGCGGGTATCGTTTGCGACAAGTTGCGCCTGAATCAGGTGTTGCTGAACGTGCTCTCGAATTCAATCAAGTACACGCAGGCAGGTGGCTCGATTCATGTGCAGGTGACCGAAAAGGAATCCATGAAGCGCGATTCGGCTCTGTATGAATTCCGCATCCGCGATAACGGTATGGGGATGAGCGCCGAGTTCCTGAAAACGATTTATGAACCATTTACACGTGCAAGTACTTCGACGGTAAGCGGCATTCAGGGGACTGGCCTTGGCATGTCCATTACCAAGAATATCGTCGAGATAATGGGTGGTCGCATTGAAATCTTTAGTGAAGAGAACGCAGGGACCGAAGTTGTTCTTGAGCTGGATTTCAAGTTGCACGATAGTGCCCGCATGCGTGCGCAGATGAGCGATGGCAATTTCGATTTTGCCGGCAAGAAGATTTTGCTTGTCGAAGATAATGAAATGAACCGTCAGATTGCATGCGACATCCTTGAAGATAACGGGTTTGAAGTCTTTACGGCAGAAAACGGTCAGGAAGCGGTCAAGCTTATTGAACTTTCTGTGCCGGGGCAGTACGATCTTGTGCTGATGGATGTGCAGATGCCGGTGATGGATGGTTATGCGGCAACGCGTGCTATCCGCGTGCTCCCTGCAGGGTATCAGTCGCGAATCCCGATTGTCGCAATGACGGCGAACGCCTTTGAAGAAGACCGCAAGGCTGCTCTTGATGCAGGCATGGATGAGCATATTTCCAAGCCGATAGATGTAGACAAAATGAAGTATATTTTGTCGAGATTTCTTAAGAAGTGA
- a CDS encoding ribose-phosphate pyrophosphokinase, protein MSDRFIVTGNFTDDPFAIDMAQYIGLREDISDVVSLKTFANSEFCPRYMLDMDDLEHIGKRLEGKIVLICSVSNHERSRNDYAMRNCILARAAKDNGAEQVVLVEPDLFYSAQDRGPHRIGELEKDRPDIDLKKFDGQAFTSLLYAQLLKTAGVDAVVTCHNHSIKVQNLFNEIFEGNFHNLIPTDVYAHYIKNSNFVQTGKDGNNLVIVSPDKGARPFMNAVFDALQLPECKRVVMDKVRTGEREISMTFNPELSDISIEEIEGKDVIVFDDMVRTGTTIVQCCEHIKKGNPNRVCFGVTHFHTSAEAREKLNSPAIDEILTTSTLPDIMNRDCQGRLRKKLTVLKLGKWIARHVMQMYGMDDGRFEKDFYKIDMSSKNPRWPPAFF, encoded by the coding sequence ATGTCAGATCGTTTTATCGTGACCGGCAACTTTACCGATGATCCGTTTGCCATCGACATGGCTCAGTACATCGGCCTCCGTGAAGATATCTCCGACGTGGTCTCCCTGAAGACTTTCGCCAACTCCGAATTCTGCCCCCGCTACATGCTGGATATGGACGACTTGGAACATATCGGCAAGCGCCTGGAAGGCAAGATTGTCTTGATTTGCTCTGTTTCTAACCATGAACGTAGCCGTAACGACTACGCCATGCGTAACTGCATCCTCGCTCGCGCCGCTAAGGACAATGGTGCAGAACAGGTCGTCTTGGTTGAACCGGACCTCTTCTACAGCGCCCAGGATCGCGGCCCGCACCGCATCGGTGAACTCGAAAAGGATCGCCCGGACATCGACCTCAAGAAGTTCGACGGTCAGGCATTCACGAGCCTCCTCTACGCCCAGCTTTTGAAGACTGCTGGTGTCGATGCCGTTGTCACCTGCCACAACCACAGCATCAAGGTGCAGAACCTCTTCAACGAAATTTTTGAAGGCAACTTCCACAACTTGATCCCGACGGACGTTTACGCCCACTACATCAAGAACAGCAACTTTGTGCAGACCGGCAAGGACGGCAACAACCTCGTGATCGTCTCCCCGGACAAGGGTGCACGCCCGTTCATGAACGCCGTGTTCGATGCTCTCCAGCTCCCGGAATGCAAGCGCGTCGTGATGGACAAGGTCCGTACTGGCGAACGTGAAATCAGCATGACCTTCAACCCGGAACTCTCCGACATCAGCATCGAAGAAATCGAAGGCAAGGACGTGATCGTGTTCGATGACATGGTCCGTACCGGTACGACGATCGTGCAGTGCTGCGAACACATCAAGAAGGGCAACCCGAACCGCGTCTGCTTCGGTGTTACGCACTTCCACACCAGTGCCGAAGCCCGCGAAAAGCTCAACAGCCCGGCTATCGATGAAATCCTCACGACCTCTACGCTCCCGGATATCATGAACCGTGACTGCCAGGGTCGCCTCCGCAAGAAGCTCACTGTCTTGAAGCTCGGCAAGTGGATTGCTCGCCACGTGATGCAGATGTACGGCATGGACGATGGCCGCTTCGAGAAGGACTTCTACAAGATCGATATGTCCTCGAAGAACCCGCGTTGGCCGCCTGCATTCTTCTAA
- the eno gene encoding phosphopyruvate hydratase: MAKIAKVWARQILDSRGNPSLEVDVTLDNGIVGHAAVPSGASTGEREACELRDGDKKTYLGKGTLTAVKNVNTKIAKKIVGMDPSKQTEVDDAMIELDGNRMLKNTLGANAILGVSMAVCVAAAKDAGLPLYQYIAKLHGTEKLTLPCPMCNVINGGAHSSAPIDFQEFMIAPVGAKTFSKGLQMVTEIFHALKAVLKKGGFDTTVGDEGGFAPGVAIKPAKNKFGYEIKDVMTLEKALAALKTATENAGYVFGKDIKIALDVASSEFCDKETEKEGSKAVTYTFKKSTKKTVKSADMVKLYEKLIDKYSIFSIEDGLDEADWAGWKVLTDKLGGKINLVGDDLFVTNPTIFDEGIKAGIANAILIKVNQVGSVSETLAAIKRAQVEGYAPIVSHRSGETEDTFIADLAVGTAAGQIKTGSLSRTDRVCKYNRLLRIEEELGKAAVYAGDPRKNCKAPAAKKTACKKGCKAKK; encoded by the coding sequence ATGGCTAAAATCGCTAAAGTTTGGGCTCGTCAGATTTTGGATTCCCGTGGCAATCCGTCTCTCGAAGTCGATGTCACTCTTGACAACGGTATCGTTGGTCACGCAGCTGTTCCGAGTGGTGCTTCCACCGGTGAACGCGAAGCTTGCGAACTCCGCGATGGCGACAAGAAGACCTATCTCGGCAAGGGCACTCTCACTGCCGTGAAGAACGTCAACACCAAGATCGCTAAGAAGATCGTTGGCATGGATCCGTCCAAGCAGACTGAAGTTGATGACGCTATGATCGAACTCGACGGCAACCGCATGCTCAAGAACACGCTCGGTGCAAACGCTATCCTCGGCGTTTCCATGGCTGTTTGCGTTGCTGCTGCTAAGGATGCTGGCCTTCCGCTTTACCAGTACATTGCTAAGCTCCATGGCACTGAAAAGCTCACCCTCCCGTGCCCGATGTGCAACGTGATCAACGGTGGTGCTCACTCTTCCGCTCCGATCGACTTCCAGGAATTCATGATCGCTCCGGTTGGCGCTAAGACTTTCTCCAAGGGTCTCCAGATGGTGACCGAAATCTTCCACGCTCTTAAGGCTGTCCTCAAGAAGGGTGGTTTCGATACGACGGTTGGTGACGAAGGTGGCTTTGCTCCGGGCGTTGCTATCAAGCCGGCTAAGAACAAGTTCGGTTACGAAATCAAGGACGTGATGACCCTCGAAAAGGCTCTCGCTGCTTTGAAGACCGCTACTGAAAACGCTGGTTACGTTTTCGGCAAGGACATCAAGATCGCTCTTGACGTTGCTTCTTCCGAATTCTGCGACAAGGAAACTGAAAAGGAAGGCTCCAAGGCTGTTACCTACACGTTCAAGAAGAGCACCAAGAAGACTGTCAAGTCTGCTGACATGGTCAAGCTCTATGAAAAGCTCATCGACAAGTACTCCATCTTCTCCATTGAAGACGGTCTCGATGAAGCTGACTGGGCTGGTTGGAAGGTTCTTACCGACAAGCTCGGTGGCAAGATCAACCTCGTGGGTGACGACCTGTTCGTGACCAACCCGACCATCTTCGACGAAGGCATCAAGGCTGGCATCGCTAACGCTATCCTTATCAAGGTGAACCAGGTCGGTTCTGTTTCTGAAACCCTCGCTGCTATCAAGCGCGCTCAGGTTGAAGGCTATGCTCCGATCGTTTCTCACCGTTCTGGCGAAACCGAAGACACCTTCATTGCTGACCTCGCCGTCGGTACTGCCGCTGGCCAGATCAAGACTGGTTCCCTCTCTCGTACGGACCGCGTCTGCAAGTACAACCGCCTCCTCCGCATCGAAGAAGAACTCGGCAAGGCTGCTGTCTACGCTGGCGACCCGCGCAAGAACTGCAAGGCTCCGGCTGCTAAGAAGACCGCTTGCAAGAAGGGCTGCAAGGCTAAGAAGTAA
- a CDS encoding GntR family transcriptional regulator, whose protein sequence is MTVEDFCKWIGSSNFKDGDRLPSVREVAASSGASTFTVFRAYKKLASQGKIYAEHGNGFFWGAKPKIEVSAHELETERVERLLLEDWKSGKISVNRPLPSIKDMCQSYATTLGTMRRTLESLHAKGILERRGQGRYYFVDARLAVSKTKEILLIMRCNPKGDFNCLGERELLFMRKVYVEAHRNNLNVKALGYYEEEGAFLDAGGKRIMLEDCRECFGAVVSTMLVFDINKLFAKLATTRFPVAVWWEHPLYDIPRALKKEKRFAFFNLAFGEFPGRIVGRFLKKNGLMRIAFVSPYHMSMWSRDRLKGLKNVGLEVFEATDASHASPYDFMQEPRAHARYRQILMSLVKKIPPVDAWVVSNDRVGVELISLANQGKIPHPPYMVSFDNSTDSYRNRLDSFEFNVETLAEQSVFHLVSPGITLYKKCDFRELSGHVVEK, encoded by the coding sequence ATGACAGTCGAAGATTTTTGCAAGTGGATTGGATCGTCTAATTTCAAGGATGGGGATCGGCTCCCTTCCGTGCGCGAGGTGGCTGCATCTTCGGGGGCGTCGACGTTTACCGTTTTCCGTGCATACAAGAAGCTTGCCTCTCAAGGGAAAATTTATGCGGAACATGGCAATGGATTTTTTTGGGGGGCAAAGCCAAAAATCGAGGTGTCTGCGCATGAACTCGAAACGGAACGCGTAGAGCGATTGCTGCTGGAGGACTGGAAGTCGGGAAAGATTTCGGTTAATCGTCCGCTTCCATCAATCAAGGACATGTGTCAGTCTTATGCGACGACGTTGGGGACCATGCGGCGTACACTGGAATCATTGCATGCAAAGGGAATTTTGGAACGCAGGGGGCAAGGGCGTTATTATTTTGTCGATGCCCGGTTGGCGGTTTCTAAGACAAAAGAAATCCTCTTGATTATGCGTTGCAACCCTAAAGGGGATTTTAATTGTCTTGGCGAACGCGAACTTTTGTTTATGCGAAAAGTGTATGTGGAAGCGCATCGTAATAACTTAAACGTCAAGGCGCTTGGCTATTACGAAGAAGAGGGCGCGTTTCTGGATGCGGGCGGAAAGCGGATAATGCTGGAAGATTGCCGTGAATGTTTTGGTGCTGTCGTCTCGACGATGCTCGTATTCGATATCAATAAACTATTTGCAAAACTTGCGACGACGCGTTTCCCTGTGGCTGTGTGGTGGGAACATCCGCTGTACGACATTCCGCGTGCGCTGAAAAAAGAAAAGCGATTTGCGTTTTTCAACCTCGCCTTTGGTGAGTTCCCGGGACGCATTGTCGGGCGTTTTCTGAAGAAAAATGGCTTGATGCGGATTGCCTTTGTTTCGCCGTATCACATGAGCATGTGGTCAAGGGACCGCTTGAAAGGTCTCAAGAATGTGGGACTTGAAGTGTTCGAGGCGACTGATGCATCGCATGCGAGCCCTTATGACTTTATGCAGGAACCGCGTGCACATGCCCGTTATAGACAAATTTTAATGTCGCTCGTGAAAAAAATCCCGCCTGTGGATGCGTGGGTCGTTTCTAACGACAGGGTCGGTGTCGAGCTGATTTCGCTTGCGAACCAGGGCAAGATTCCGCACCCGCCTTACATGGTTTCGTTCGACAATTCTACGGATAGCTACCGCAACCGCCTGGATTCCTTTGAGTTCAACGTGGAAACGCTTGCTGAACAGTCTGTGTTTCACTTGGTTTCACCGGGTATTACCTTGTATAAAAAATGCGATTTCCGTGAGCTATCGGGACATGTTGTAGAGAAATAA
- a CDS encoding glycoside hydrolase family 26 protein, which translates to MFKSLLFTLGILPMTALAFQVGAWVGGPGQYPQPTQENVQAFQDLQGTHIDLISYFALFDVNDWNATEEFANVAKDNGSTLVVTWMANGYNAQDLVDGKADEYIRDYAKGVKGYGEEIWLRPLHEANGDWYDWGVGKAGAGNTDANVAEAFRHIVKIFKEEGVTNVKWVWTTNASNSGKGSTLTGNYPGDEYVDYISIDGYNWGKCQSWSSWQTFSQVFKKAYNALANINKPLFIAEISSSELGGNKAEWITDMFEHFATDFSRVFAVMWFSQSKEDNEGDWALNTSQAAVDAWKAGIAKMKAIDNTALKPAGRASNSSFRLQDGKLYMQTGKALKASVVQFDYQGRVLWQSPVQHFTAGVHAIDAPKANAQSIYKLSVKR; encoded by the coding sequence ATGTTCAAATCACTACTCTTCACATTGGGGATTTTGCCTATGACCGCTTTAGCATTCCAAGTCGGCGCCTGGGTCGGTGGCCCCGGCCAATACCCGCAGCCCACCCAAGAAAACGTGCAGGCATTCCAGGATTTGCAGGGCACGCATATCGACCTCATCAGCTATTTCGCGCTCTTTGACGTGAACGACTGGAACGCAACCGAGGAATTCGCAAATGTTGCGAAGGACAACGGCTCCACGCTTGTGGTGACCTGGATGGCAAACGGCTACAACGCCCAAGATTTGGTGGACGGCAAGGCCGATGAATACATCCGTGACTACGCCAAGGGCGTTAAAGGCTACGGCGAAGAAATCTGGCTCAGGCCGCTCCACGAAGCGAACGGCGACTGGTACGACTGGGGCGTAGGCAAGGCAGGCGCCGGCAACACCGATGCAAACGTCGCCGAAGCATTCCGCCATATCGTAAAAATCTTCAAGGAAGAAGGCGTTACGAACGTCAAATGGGTCTGGACAACGAACGCTTCGAACTCAGGAAAGGGTTCCACGCTTACGGGCAACTACCCCGGCGACGAATACGTCGACTACATCTCCATCGACGGCTACAACTGGGGCAAATGCCAGAGTTGGTCTAGCTGGCAGACGTTCTCGCAGGTATTCAAGAAGGCATACAACGCACTCGCGAACATCAACAAGCCGCTCTTCATTGCTGAAATTTCCAGCTCCGAACTTGGCGGCAACAAGGCTGAATGGATTACCGACATGTTCGAGCACTTCGCGACCGACTTCTCCCGCGTATTCGCAGTGATGTGGTTCAGCCAGAGCAAAGAAGATAACGAAGGCGACTGGGCGCTCAACACCTCGCAGGCCGCAGTTGATGCATGGAAGGCGGGCATTGCAAAGATGAAAGCCATCGACAACACAGCACTCAAGCCGGCCGGGAGGGCATCCAACAGTTCCTTTCGCCTGCAAGACGGCAAGCTCTACATGCAAACCGGCAAAGCATTAAAGGCAAGTGTCGTGCAGTTTGACTATCAGGGCCGTGTCCTGTGGCAGAGCCCGGTGCAGCACTTCACCGCGGGCGTACACGCTATCGACGCTCCCAAGGCAAACGCACAAAGCATTTACAAACTATCCGTGAAGCGCTAA
- the rpsG gene encoding 30S ribosomal protein S7, with protein sequence MSRRRKALHRSILPDPRFKSTLVTELVGVVLKQGKKTIAEQIVYTALDLLDKKVEGKETPLEKFELCLENIKPRVEVKSRRVGGANYQVPMEVAPDRAKALALRWLLDAARNRNEANMAERLAAELVAAKNSEGNAVRKKNDTHKMAEANKAFAHFRF encoded by the coding sequence ATGTCTAGAAGAAGAAAGGCTCTCCATCGCTCCATCCTCCCGGATCCGCGTTTCAAGTCCACCCTCGTTACCGAACTCGTCGGTGTCGTTCTCAAGCAGGGTAAGAAGACCATCGCTGAACAGATCGTCTATACCGCTCTTGACCTCCTCGACAAGAAGGTTGAAGGTAAGGAAACTCCGCTCGAAAAGTTCGAACTCTGCCTTGAAAACATCAAGCCGCGTGTCGAAGTCAAGTCCCGTCGCGTTGGTGGTGCAAACTACCAGGTCCCGATGGAAGTTGCTCCGGATCGCGCCAAGGCTCTCGCTCTCCGCTGGCTCCTCGATGCAGCTCGTAACCGCAACGAAGCCAACATGGCAGAACGTCTTGCTGCAGAACTCGTTGCCGCTAAGAACAGCGAAGGCAACGCAGTTCGTAAGAAGAACGATACGCACAAGATGGCCGAAGCCAACAAGGCTTTCGCTCACTTCCGTTTCTAA
- the rpsL gene encoding 30S ribosomal protein S12, producing the protein MPTIQQLVRNGREQISNRTASVALKSCPQKRGVCTRVYTSTPKKPNSALRKIARVRLSNKMEVTAYIPGEGHNLQEHSIVLIRGGRVKDVPGVRYHIIRGTLDTQAVNGRQNGRSKYGVKKKGAAPAKK; encoded by the coding sequence GTGCCAACTATTCAACAGCTCGTCCGTAACGGACGTGAACAGATCAGCAACAGGACCGCTTCCGTAGCTTTGAAGTCCTGCCCCCAGAAGCGCGGTGTTTGCACCCGTGTTTACACCAGCACCCCGAAGAAGCCGAACTCCGCTCTTCGTAAGATTGCCCGTGTGCGTCTTTCCAACAAGATGGAAGTGACCGCATACATCCCGGGCGAAGGCCACAACCTCCAGGAACACTCCATCGTGCTCATCCGCGGTGGTCGTGTGAAGGACGTTCCGGGTGTTCGTTATCACATCATCCGTGGTACGCTCGATACTCAGGCAGTCAACGGCCGTCAGAACGGCCGCTCCAAGTACGGTGTTAAGAAGAAAGGTGCCGCTCCGGCCAAGAAGTAA